The genomic DNA ACTTCACAGAGGAAACTGTGAACACCTGGGTGACAACACCCATCCCCAGCAGGACCCTCCCAAAGGTTTGGGCAGGTAGAGACCTGCAGGGTTGGGGGCCTCATCAAAGCCAGGTCAATGTGAGCTATTAGGAGGCAGAGCTTGACCTTTGTAAGAAGTGGGTGTGGGGTCCTTCCCAGCCCTGTGCCCTCTGAACAACCCGGGCATGAGGTGGGCCAGTGGAGGAGGGCCTGGGGTGGTCCAGGGCAGAGTGGGGCACCTGGAGGGAGTGACAGGCTGAGACCTGGTGGTGCCCACCCCCACCTACATGTCCTTGGGAAGGAGCTTATATTCCAGCCAGGCTGCTATTGTCAcaggggaaaccgaggcccagggaCTGTGTGCCCAGGATGGAGAGGAGGGTAGGGCAGGACCCCCACACATGGTTAGGGACAGGGATGTAACTGGGGCTTTCCAGGGCACACAACCCAgggaagtcttcctggaggaggaggctggAGCTGGACCCTGGGGAGGAGCGAGGATCGGGGCACAGGGTGGGGCCCGCTTGGAAAGCCTTTTCTCCCCCATCACAGCCCTGGGAGGAGGCCTTGGTGCCCATCCTACCTGTGTGCTTGTGCAGGAGTTTCCAAGGCCCAGCCAGCTTGGAAGGTCCTGGGGGCTCTGGGCAGCCGTGGTGGAGGAGACCCGGACCCTGGCCTCCAGCCTCCATGGGGGCCGCAGACTCTGCCCTAGCTGCCCaggtcctccctgcctccccagggccCTCCAGGTCCCCACCGCACCCCTGAGGATTTGTGCTGCTCCCTCCTCAGGGGCTATGTCTCCCGCATCCAGCGTCCCTTCTCCGTGAAGTTTGACCCGTACACGCTGGCCATTGACGTGCTGGACAGTCCCCACGCGATCCAGCACTCGCTGGAGGGTGTCCAGGATGAGCTGCAGACCCTCACCCAGGCGCTGAGCGCCATCAGCTAGGTGCAGTGGGCATGGCCCTGGGGGCCCCGGTGGGAGGCCCTGGGGTCTCCCTGCCCCGCAcagctccccagcccctgcccacagAGGGCTGGGGCCCAGGGTGCCCCAAGAACCGGCCAGAGAGCCACCCTGCCGGAGGGTGCCTGCCACCCCCACTGCTGCTGCTCAACTCTGCCCGCCAGTGTCCGTGCCCTGCTGCGCTGCCCGTGGCCACCATCACAATAAAAGAATCCTTCTGAGATGCTGCCTGGCCTCTGCGCCTGTGTGCCCCGTTCAGGGCAGCCTGCCCCACAGCCCTGGCCCCTCACGTCTGCTTTCCTCTCTGTTTCCCCCTTGTGGGAGACCTCATGGGGCAGCCCCTGCCAGACAGGAGGCCCCTCTGAGCCTGGATGCCCTGCCCTCCTGAGCCCCCAGAAGCTCTGAGGTGGGGGCCTGGCAGGTGGGAGTCCCAGCTAGGGCTGGGTGGGGGGGGCAGGGCCCAGAGCTATGACAGCTGGAGGGTGGTCTGGGGGCAGGGCCGCAGGCTGGGCCCTCCCCGAAACTCAGTGTCCCCACGAAGAGGAGGATAGAGCTCTAGGGGAACAGGCTGTGACAGCATGTGGAGGAGCGGGGGCCTGAGAGACAGCTGCCTCTGATCCCTGCACCCCACTCCGCCCTGAGCAGGGCCTGGGAGTGGTTCTCTGACATGTGTGCTCACGGAGGTTCAGCAAAGCTGGTTTCCAgaccacctctctgggccttagagTCCCCAGCAAGGTGGGTGGGGGCTGGAATCTGGGTGCTGCAAGAGACCCCCAGAACTCTCGCGGGGTCTGGACATGATCCTCCAGCTAGAGCCCCGGAATCCTCCAGGCCTGGCCCAGCCCAGGGGTCCCCTTTCCCACCTTGCCCCTTGGAGAGGGCAGCCTGGGGCTTCCTGGGAGGTGCCTGGCTCCTTAGCTCCTGCAGGGTCGGGGGGACTCCAGCCGGTCTTCCAGGCGCTGCTCACTCCCTCCAGCCACCTCGCCAGGGCCCTGGCTCTAGGCTCTTAGGATGTCAGTCCTGACAAACTCCTACTCATCTGTCAGGACCCTCGCGGGCAAAGCcttcttccccagccctccctggcaGTCTGCTCCCCCATCACCTATGCCTCAGGTACCTTTTCTAAGCCCAGCCCTCCAGGGCCCACATCCCTTCTGCCCCTGAAACCCCAACTAGGGCTGTGAGCTTCACTGCCCCACAGCCCTGGCCCCTCACGTCTGCTTTCCTCTCTGTTTCCCCCTTGTGGGAGACCTCATGGGGCAGCCCCTGCCAGACAGGAGGCCCCTCTGAGCCTGGATGCCCTGCCCCCCTGAGAACCAGCCTGTATTGAGCCCCCAGAAGCTCTGAGGTGGGGGCCTGGCAGGTGGAAGCCCTGAGCTTCACTGAGGCCCTGGGGAAGGGCTGGTGGCTGGCCTCACCTTCTGGCCTTATGCACCCCTGGGTTCTGTCCTCACCTGAGCACCCCTCCAATCTGGCCTCCTGCCCCGCACACCCCTCTCAAGAGACTCCGAGGTCTTCCCTGGGGTTGGGAAGAGACTGCAGAGGGACTACAGGGCTTTGTGACAGCCTGGCACCCACTCTCCTCAGAACCCCGCCCAGGGGAAGCCTGAGTTCAGGGCAGTGGGCCTGGTCCTGAGTGGTGCCATGGCTCCAGGACAGCACCTGGGCCACGGCTCTTGGCTTACTGGCTGGGGTCTGGGGTCTGTGCTGGAGCCAGGCCACAGGACTCCCCAGCTGCTCCCGCCCTGGGGCTGCAGTGAGATCGGGGGAGGCGGAGCTCGTCCTTTCCTCCTACCTCTGGCCAGGAGGCGCTCAGAGGCGGCAGGGCCAGGGAACTGGGCCCCTGTCCAGGCAGCTGGGGACACCACAGGGGATCGGCCCATATGACAGCTGAGGAGGGCTATGGTGGGGCCGGGTCTGGGAGAGGTCAACACCGGGGAGACAGGCATGGGCTCTGGTGGGGGTGCCATGGGGCACCTGGGCAGGACATGGTTGGGGCCACGTCCACATAGAGGGGTCTGCCATCCCCACATTGAAGGTGATGGCCACACGGCCGGCGGCCCCCACGTTGGCCCTCCGTGCTGCAGCCCTGGGGCTGGGGTCTCAGCGGGTGCGGTGGGGTGTGGCCGTGAGCAGGGGCCACGCTTCCTCTCGTGGCCCCCACCCCATGGCCTTGGACCATATGTGGGCCTTGAGGGTGACAGAAGTCGGGACCATGGAGGGAAAGCCACCCCTCCCTGGTCTAATGTGGAAAATGCGGGGCAGGCAAGGCCCCTGGggcttggggctggggaggcgatTGCCCCCAGCTGCGAGTGGGGCATGCAGGCCACTGGCTCCTCATTAACGCTCTAATGACCCCGTGGCCCCAAGAGGTGCTGACAGCAGAGGTGATGTTCCCGCGGGCCTTCACCGGGGAAATGATCCAGAAATTGCAGGCTCAGCCCCCGGCCATCTGCCACCCCCAGTTGCCAGGTGGGGGGCTATAAAGCCAGCAGGGCcccccagccctcagccctccAGAACCAGCTGCATTTCGAGGCCGCAGTCAGCACGCAGGTCTGTCCGGGGGGGCTTCACATCAGCCTGGGGCTGAGGCTGACCACTGGGGGGTCAAGGGCATTCTGGACCCCAGACCCCACCTCTTAAGGACAGAAGAATGTGGGCTCCTTAGAGCATCCAGGGGTGAGCACAGGGTGGGGGACCTGGGCGGGGCACGTGTCCCTTGGCGCTCAACCCTGCGAATCTCCCAGGTCTCCGACCCCTGCCATGGCCCTGTGGACACGCCTGCTGCCCCTGCTGGCCCTGCTGGCCCTCTGGGCGCCCACTCCGGCCCAGGCCTTTGTGAACCAGCACCTGTGTGGCTCCCACCTGGTGGAGGCTCTGTACCTGGTATGCGGGGAACGTGGCTTCTTCTATACACCCAAGGCCCGCCGGGAGGCTGAGGACCCGCAGGGTGAGCCCCGCCAtctccctgtgcccaccctgcTCCCTAGCTGGCACCAGGGGGCATCGGGCAGGACTTTCAGGACAGTGACCACCCCCCATCACATCCTAAACATGACGTGCGCCTTGGTCAGTGCCGGGTACCAAGGGCCCCTGTCCCATTCCCGCTAGGGCCCTGCTCTGGGCAGATGCGGCCACGCGGGGCTCTCCTGGGGCGGAGAGGGCACGGCAGGTGGGGATGGGGCAGGCAGGGACGCCGCCCCTGATGGCCCCTGCCTCGCTCTCCTGCAGCGGCCGAGGTGGAGCTGGGCGGCCTGCAGCCCCTGGCCCTGGAGGGGCCCCTGCAGAAGCGCGGCATCGTGGAGCAGTGCTGCACCAGCATCTGCTCTCTCTACCAGCTGGAGAACTACTGCAATTAGGGTGCCCTTGGCCCCCCGTGACCCAATAAACCCCTCAGATGAGCCTTGGTCGTGTGTCTGTGTGGCGGCGTGGGGTCCGAGGCGCTGGCTGGGGAGGGAGCCGGGCAAGGTTGGGCATTTGCTGGCCCACCTGGTGGCTATGGGGCTCCTGTCCGGAGACCCCCTTTCTGTTCTGTCTCACGGGCCCCTCCAAACTTTCCCCATGCTCACTGGGTGCCACAGGCACTCGGGCAGCCTGGACCCAGGGCACACAGCAGAGACCTCTAGGTGACAGGCTCCTGTCAGCTGCCCGCTGACCCTGCCCTGGGCACTGGGAGCCTCTACAGACTCGACTGCTCCAGGACTGGACAGAGAAGTGCTGTGGGGGTCTCTAGGATGCTGGGGAACTGGGGGCTGGCTGACACCCCTAGTTCACAAGCCCTGAGCTCTCAGAGTCCCAAGAGAGCTTTTCGAGGTAAGGGAATGAGAACACCCCAGTAATTGCCCCACCCAGCCCAGCGAGCCTCTGCTTTTAGGGCTGTTTCAGACGGAGGCCCTGCGGAATAAAGCGGCTGGTCACGGGGAGGGGACACAGAGGGCATGAGAGACTGCCCGAGTCTGGGCCTCTCTCAGGCCCCCCACCATGCCCAGCTCTGGGTGTGCCCAGCCGCAGCCCCCAGCCGAGATCCAGCCACAGGAACCCACCAATGCCCTGGAGGAATCGGGGGGCCAGACGGCCCCTGTGAGCTGGGGGACAGACTCTGCAGGCTGCAGGCACTGGGCAGGGGCCTTAGACCCAGCCCTTGGGGGCCCCCGGCTGTGTCCCTGATGAGGACTACAGCTCGTGGGCCTGGGACCAGGACCACATCTCCTCACAGCACTCTGCCCTCCGGCTCTGAGCCCCCAGACCTGGCGTTTATCCCAAGTGCCATCCGGGCCCGAGGACAAGGTCCCTTGAGGGTCTAGGTCTTCAGGCCTCCTGACACCCTTTCTCTTCAGCGCCCTCTACAGCCCAAGGTGGTCCACTGGGCACCCTCCCTAGGCCGCCACCGGGCATGCCAGAGAGCCTGGGGGCTGCCAGGgctggctgtgtggcctgggaGGTCAGCGGGTGACCTGGCCTGGCCAGCCTGCTGGCTCCCCAGGCCAAACCAATCCACACCTTCCCGGAAGGCTCCACCCGGCCGGGCCTGGGCTTGGGCGCCTGGGCTCCCTGTGGCTGCAGACCATTTGGAGGCTGGTCTTGGAGCCAGAAGCAGCTCCCTCCCAGGCTGCCCCTCTACATGACCATGTTGACACCCCCAGAGATGTCACAGGACCCCAGCTAGCCCCGCCCCTGGAGTGggggccagggctgggcaggtgggtggACAGCCGGACACTGGACCcggaagaggaggggaggaggtgtCTGGGACCAACGAGAAGCTGCCTCTGGGAACACCCAGGTGGCCCTttcacagaggcagagacgggcatCTCACTGGAGTTGAGGTATGCGAGAGCCCATGGGCTGGGCATGGCTGGGCCCGGGAAGTGGGCAGGCTGGGGCCAGGCTGCCCTGGTGACACCAGAGGGTCAAGCCTATGTCCGGGCTGGCCTTGCCAACCAGCAAGACCCTAGGGGATGGCCCAGATGCTTCCCTTTTCCCTCAGGTGCCAGCAGACTTTGTGGAAGGGGGAGAAGGAGCCCTTGGGGCCCAGGGGCACATGGGGCCGTCCCAGTGGGCAGGACTCACAGTGTGGCACACCCCAGGTGGTGCTGGGGGGCTCAGGGGCACTATTCAAGGACGGCATTCCCCGGGGGACCCCTTAAGAGAGGGGCCACACCCACAGAGGGTGGAAGGCTGCCCACCCAAGAGACTCGGCCCTGTGCGCCTGGGCTGGGGCCTCTCCCTCCTGAGACCTGCCTCGGCCCTGAGACCCAGGACCCTCCGCCCAAGCCTCTCCTGCCGGCCCCTCGGCCCCCGTGGCTTTGCTGCTGGAAAGGTGGAGCGTGGGGCTCCCCATACCCCAGGACGGAGGGGGTCACAGAAGTGGGAGAAGTGGCTGCCCAAGGTCCAGGGGCCCAGGTGGCAGAGGTGGTATCAGACCCAATGTTCCAGTTGGCATCGGTGGTTCACCTGCTTCCTGGGCCTCTAGGTCACCCCATGGAAGCAGGGCCCACAGaccctggccctgccctccctgcctcgGCCACGCTCCGCCCCTTCTGGGAACTGGGAGGACAATCTCCCGACCT from Manis pentadactyla isolate mManPen7 chromosome 9, mManPen7.hap1, whole genome shotgun sequence includes the following:
- the INS gene encoding insulin, with the translated sequence MALWTRLLPLLALLALWAPTPAQAFVNQHLCGSHLVEALYLVCGERGFFYTPKARREAEDPQAAEVELGGLQPLALEGPLQKRGIVEQCCTSICSLYQLENYCN